In the genome of Rhodoferax fermentans, one region contains:
- a CDS encoding dual OB domain-containing protein, which translates to MYLKTILCLANSRKPPSGRCIAGKEFEGNKVGKWLRPVSARPSHEVSEEERRYENGIKAQLLDIVSVPLIQVAPFDHQVENHVLDDKFYWTKTGTANWNQVVSCVDAFDPAFWANSQCTQHGQNDKVAEANVVRAGGSLKLISVSDLEVVVQVEDGFQGNQARRRVRARFTLNHTPYFMSITDPEIEQAYLVRGDGKYPIGVAALCVSLVEIWNGFAFRVVASLITPQRCAQINGH; encoded by the coding sequence ATGTACCTTAAGACCATTCTTTGCCTTGCAAACTCACGTAAACCACCGTCTGGCAGATGCATCGCCGGGAAGGAATTCGAGGGCAACAAGGTAGGCAAGTGGCTTCGACCTGTCAGCGCAAGACCTAGTCATGAGGTTTCTGAAGAAGAGCGACGTTATGAAAACGGTATCAAAGCGCAGCTCCTTGATATCGTGTCTGTGCCGTTGATTCAGGTCGCCCCGTTTGATCATCAGGTTGAAAACCACGTTTTGGATGACAAGTTTTATTGGACGAAGACTGGTACTGCCAATTGGAATCAAGTTGTTTCCTGTGTGGATGCGTTTGATCCGGCCTTCTGGGCCAATTCGCAATGCACCCAGCACGGACAGAATGACAAGGTTGCCGAGGCGAATGTGGTGAGGGCAGGAGGTTCGCTGAAGTTGATTTCAGTTTCTGACTTGGAGGTCGTGGTTCAAGTTGAAGACGGTTTTCAAGGGAACCAAGCAAGACGACGCGTGCGTGCCCGATTTACGTTGAATCACACGCCCTATTTCATGTCGATTACAGATCCTGAAATTGAGCAGGCGTATTTGGTGAGAGGCGATGGAAAGTACCCTATCGGAGTAGCAGCGCTTTGCGTGAGCTTGGTCGAAATATGGAACGGCTTTGCATTTCGCGTAGTTGCTTCGCTTATTACCCCGCAAAGATGTGCACAAATAAATGGTCATTGA